Proteins from a genomic interval of Musa acuminata AAA Group cultivar baxijiao chromosome BXJ1-9, Cavendish_Baxijiao_AAA, whole genome shotgun sequence:
- the LOC135594296 gene encoding GPI-anchored protein LLG1-like yields MDSSRDVWLLAAVLMYLAGLAAGSTFISDTVFELHGSAGRSLLQAKTSCPIDLEGMNYTIITGKCKGPQYPANLCCAAFKELACPFADQLNDETNDCASTMFSYINLYGKYPPGLFASECREGKEGLACPATPPESEDGNASADFTSQTLASLTLLICAMVLMFLLHT; encoded by the exons atGGACTCGAGTCGAGACGTTTGGTTGCTCGCTGCCGTTCTCATGTATTTGGCGGGATTAGCGGCCGGTTCTACCTTCATCTCAG ATACCGTGTTCGAGTTGCATGGATCTGCCGGGCGGAGTTTGCTGCAAGCGAAAACGA GTTGTCCTATCGACTTGGAGGGAATGAACTACACAATCATCACCGGCAAGTGCAAGGGTCCTCAGTACCCTGCCAACCTCTGCTGTGCAGCTTTCAAGGAATTGGCATGCCCTTTCGCTGATCAGTTGAATGACGAGACCAATGACTGTGCTTCCACCATGTTCAGCTACATCAACCTCTATGGAAAGTACCCACCTGGGCTCTTTGCCAGCGAATGCCGTGAAGGCAAGGAAGGGTTGGCTTGTCCTGCGACTCCCCCGGAGTCGGAGGATGGCAATGCAAGTGCAGATTTCACGAGTCAAACCCTCGCCTCCCTCACACTCCTTATCTGTGCAATGGTTCTGATGTTTCTGCTGCATACTTGA
- the LOC135593364 gene encoding uncharacterized protein LOC135593364 — MDEQIPSEAPRGLPIPDVFPDPTEPNTKMLTIKIAGPSSENGETSIPISPSISISPHLNSPSPPSSAFVSALQSPYISPRALELPCENNNTTPSATIPSPVSYSCSHSDDIPSTSYTPPSERYGSLADQIDQKPKFSDAAAPRISFSFPVPRISFTKCSDSPSANAKLRSCDVYIGFHGQNNNLIRFCKWLKSELELQGIASFVADREKYSDTQRHEIADRVICSATFGVIAVTPSSFLNPLSVEEVRFFAQKRNLIPLLFDTELSEIASLLDGRLEGKECREAFEGLTKCNEFKLETNHSNWRSCISKAVAILKSKLARKSSTDKENDGFEELPFPRNRHFVGREKEMTEIEATFFGCCEVHEMEHPKQPLVNGGSSDGFADEESDTVRTSGKYISLEMSKCKEPTLEAWIEPVIELTSKGRSLQKQRSKHKKSRSGGNKGYGNANVFCVNGASGIGKTELALEFAYRYAQRYKMVLWIGGEARYFRQNILNLSMNLGLDVSSEGEKERGRIRSFDEQEFDAFQRVKRELFRDIPYLLVIDNLETEKEWWEGKDLHDLIPRNTGATHVIITTRLPKVMSFEPMQLPLLSLADSLLLLRGRRKDYSAEEIEVLKNFDERLARLSFGLSVIGSLLSELAISPSELLEAIDRISLSDSTVPLVGSEDGFCRNNAFLIKVLVFCFAVLDRAKGRSLASRMVLAGAWFATAPVSSALLAAASNNLPTRGSFHQWGKGLTAAFLLCGSKCYLPPQAQKIEVESALLLVKLGLAKGTARQPGCWIQFHPITQTFARRRGGLPPAMATVHGMMKVGNATANFDHLWASAFLIFGFKSEPPLVQLKAVDMVFFIKKTALPLAIRSFMTFSRCSSALELLKVCTNVLEEVEKSFVSQIQDWNQGSLCWKKRLHSDQKVDEYVWQDVTLLKATLLETRAKLLLRGGHFDNGEELCRTCISIRTVMLGHNHVQTLAAQETLAKLVRYRSKI; from the coding sequence ATGGATGAACAGATTCCATCTGAAGCTCCTCGAGGCCTTCCGATCCCTGATGTTTTCCCAGATCCCACGGAACCAAATACGAAGATGTTAACCATCAAAATAGCAGGGCCTTCATCTGAGAATGGCGAGACATCTATCcccatctctccttccatatcaatCTCTCCACACCTGAATTCACCTTCTCCACCATCCTCTGCATTTGTTTCAGCATTACAGTCACCTTATATATCTCCAAGAGCCTTAGAACTACCGTGTGAGAACAACAACACTACACCATCAGCTACAATCCCATCGCCGGTTTCGTACTCCTGTTCACATTCTGACGACATCCCAAGCACTTCCTACACTCCTCCATCAGAAAGATACGGCTCTCTAGCTGACCAGATCGACCAAAAGCCCAAGTTCTCCGATGCAGCAGCACCTCGTATCTCATTCTCCTTTCCGGTCCCTCGGATCTCATTCACAAAATGCTCGGACTCTCCTTCGGCCAATGCCAAGCTCCGAAGCTGTGATGTGTACATCGGATTCCATGGCCAAAACAACAATCTCATTCGCTTCTGTAAATGGCTCAAGTCTGAGCTTGAGCTCCAAGGAATAGCCTCATTTGTTGCTGATCGAGAAAAGTATTCGGATACTCAGAGACATGAGATCGCCGATCGAGTCATATGCTCTGCGACCTTTGGTGTCATTGCAGTGACACCATCTAGTTTTCTTAATCCTCTGAGTGTCGAGGAGGTCAGGTTCTTTGCGCAGAAGAGAAATCTCATTCCGCTTCTGTTCGATACCGAGCTCTCAGAGATCGCAAGTCTTCTTGATGGGAGGTTGGAGGGTAAGGAATGTAGGGAAGCATTTGAAGGATTGACCAAGTGCAATGAGTTCAAGCTCGAAACAAACCATAGCAACTGGAGGAGCTGCATATCGAAGGCGGTCGCGATCCTAAAATCGAAACTTGCAAGGAAGAGTAGCACAGACAAGGAAAACGATGGCTTTGAAGAATTACCCTTTCCTCGAAACAGACATTTTGTCGGTAGAGAGAAGGAGATGACGGAGATCGAGGCTACTTTCTTCGGATGTTGTGAAGTTCATGAGATGGAGCATCCAAAGCAGCCGCTGGTGAATGGTGGCTCGAGTGATGGATTCGCCGATGAGGAGAGTGATACAGTTAGAACAAGCGGGAAGTACATTAGTCTGGAAATGAGCAAGTGCAAAGAGCCTACTTTGGAAGCTTGGATAGAACCAGTGATTGAGCTTACAAGCAAAGGAAGAAGCCTTCAGAAGCAACGGTCGAAGCACAAGAAATCACGTAGCGGAGGCAACAAAGGTTATGGCAATGCCAACGTGTTCTGTGTCAATGGGGCTTCAGGCATCGGGAAGACAGAGCTCGCCTTGGAGTTTGCCTACAGGTACGCTCAGAGATACAAGATGGTGCTGTGGATTGGTGGTGAAGCAAGGTACTTCAGGCAGAACATTCTGAATCTGTCAATGAACTTGGGATTGGATGTCAGTTCAGAGGGAGAGAAGGAAAGAGGGAGGATAAGGAGCTTCGATGAACAGGAGTTTGATGCATTCCAAAGGGTGAAGAGGGAGCTCTTCCGAGATATCCCTTACTTGCTGGTGATCGACAATCTTGAGACAGAGAAGGAATGGTGGGAAGGAAAAGATCTGCATGATCTGATTCCAAGGAACACCGGAGCCACCCATGTGATCATCACGACGAGGCTTCCCAAGGTAATGAGCTTCGAGCCAATGCAACTTCCACTGCTTTCCTTGGCAGATTCTCTCCTCCTCCTTAGAGGCAGAAGGAAGGACTACTCGGCCGAGGAGATTGAAGTACTAAAAAACTTCGACGAGAGGTTGGCAAGGTTGAGCTTTGGGTTGTCGGTAATCGGCTCCCTTCTTTCTGAGCTGGCAATTTCACCATCCGAATTGCTTGAAGCAATCGACAGGATCTCCCTCAGCGATAGTACTGTTCCCTTGGTTGGTAGCGAGGATGGTTTCTGCAGGAACAATGCATTCCTAATCAAAgtattggtgttctgctttgcggTACTGGATCGAGCTAAAGGAAGAAGCCTTGCGTCAAGGATGGTGCTCGCTGGTGCATGGTTCGCTACTGCCCCCGTTTCTTCAGCATTACTAGCGGCTGCTTCTAATAATTTACCCACAAGAGGAAGCTTTCATCAATGGGGGAAAGGTCTCACTGCTGCTTTCCTCCTCTGTGGCTCCAAATGTTATTTACCACCCCAAGCTCAAAAAATCGAAGTGGAATCTGCTCTCCTGCTGGTTAAACTTGGCCTGGCAAAAGGAACTGCCAGACAGCCTGGATGCTGGATCCAATTCCACCCGATCACCCAAACGTTTGCCAGGAGGAGAGGCGGGCTGCCGCCAGCCATGGCCACGGTGCATGGCATGATGAAGGTCGGTAACGCCACGGCGAACTTTGACCACCTATGGGCTTCAGCGTTTCTTATCTTCGGATTTAAATCAGAACCCCCTCTGGTTCAGCTCAAGGCAGTTGACATGGTCTTCTTCATAAAAAAGACGGCACTTCCTCTAGCAATCCGGTCCTTCATGACCTTCTCAAGGTGCAGTTCAGCTCTGGAGCTCCTGAAGGTGTGCACCAACGTGCTCGAGGAGGTGGAGAAATCATTTGTATCTCAGATACAGGATTGGAACCAAGGATCTTTGTGCTGGAAAAAGAGGCTGCACTCCGATCAGAAGGTGGATGAATATGTTTGGCAGGATGTGACGCTCCTCAAAGCGACATTGCTGGAGACTCGGGCGAAGTTGCTGCTGAGGGGAGGGCATTTTGACAATGGCGAAGAGCTATGTAGAACTTGTATCAGTATCAGGACGGTGATGCTAGGCCATAACCACGTTCAGACTTTGGCTGCTCAGGAAACATTAGCCAAGTTGGTCAGATACAGAAGCAAGATATGA
- the LOC135593365 gene encoding protein HOMOLOG OF MAMMALIAN LYST-INTERACTING PROTEIN 5-like isoform X2: MSGVGGDAEPAKLLLPYLQRADELQKHEPLVAYYCRFYAMERGLKIPQKDRTKTTNALLISLMNQLEKDKKSLKLGPDDNLYVEGFVSNLFAKADKQDRAGRADLNTAKTFYAASIFFEILSQFGEHQPDIEQKQKYAVWKAADIRKALKEGRKPEPGPPGGDTDLSISSSPSSNTYDLQPSDSFPSSQRGGDASPHHVDKIIGRSESFAGSYQSANLSSQDADEVTMQGFGQPPATSSSYASPDVHHLQQTSGPEYSAYSQQYDHHSYRDELQHMPQNNHSENPTPPFPYPNFQSYPSFHDSTFPSAPTHQPSYYHAHDSASSHQPAPVSHYAPPAQYSSGSVHESHVVQAPLSAERYKYDSSYQPPAEKIAEAHKAARFAVGALAFDDVPVAVDFLRRSLELLTNPSAETH; the protein is encoded by the exons ATGTCAGGTGTTGGGGGCGACGCGGAGCCGGCGAAGCTCCTCCTGCCCTACCTTCAAAGGGCCGACGAGCTGCAGAAGCACGAACCCCTCGTCGCCTACTACT GTCGGTTCTACGCGATGGAGCGAGGGCTGAAGATTCCGCAGAAGGATCGAACCAAGACCACCAACGCCCTCCTCATCTCCCTCATGAACCAACTCGAGAAG GATAAAAAATCATTAAAGTTAGGGCCGGATGACAACCTTTACGTGGAGGGATTTGTATCTAATCTTTTTGCAAAGGCAGATAAACAAGATCGTGCTGGGCGTGCTGACTT GAATACTGCAAAGACCTTTTATGCAGCGAGCATCTTTTTTGAGATTTTGAGTCAATTTGGTGAGCATCAGCCCGAT ATTGAGCAAAAACAGAAGTATGCAGTTTGGAAAGCTGCAGATATAAGGAAAGCCTTGAAAGAAGGCCGGAAGCCTGAACCAGGCCCTCCTGGTGGTGATACAGATTTATCAATTTCCTCGAGCCCATCAAGCAACACATAT GACCTGCAACCGAGTGACAGTTTTCCATCCAGCCAGAGAGGTGGTGATGCATCACCTCATCATGTAGATAAG ATCATAGGAAGAAGTGAGAGCTTTGCAGGTAGCTACCAAAGTGCCAACTTATCATCTCAGGATGCTGATGAGGTTACCATGCAGGGTTTCGGTCAACCGCCTGCGACATCATCCTCCTATGCTAGTCCTGATGTTCACCACCTTCAACAGACCAGCGGGCCTGAATATTCTGCTTACTCTCAACAATACGATCATCATTCTTACAGAGATGAGCTCCAACATATGCCTCAAAATAATCATTCAGAAAACCCTACTCCTCCATTTCCCTATCCTAATTTTCAGTCTTATCCAAGCTTCCATGATAGCACCTTCCCGTCAGCCCCCACTCATCAGCCTTCTTACTACCATGCCCATGATTCTGCATCCTCTCACCAACCTGCTCCTGTTTCACATTATGCACCACCAGCACAGTACAGTTCTGGCAGTGTCCACGAGAGTCATGTGGTACAAGCTCCTCTATCGGCCGAGAGATACAAGTATGACAGCAGTTATCAGCCACCTGCGGAGAAAATTGCAGAGGCTCATAAGGCAGCAAGGTTTGCTGTTGGTGCACTTGCATTTGATGATGTCCCTGTTGCGGTGGATTTCCTTCGGCGTTCTCTTGAACTTTTGACCAATCCTTCAGCTGAAACCCATTAG
- the LOC135593365 gene encoding protein HOMOLOG OF MAMMALIAN LYST-INTERACTING PROTEIN 5-like isoform X1 — protein sequence MSGVGGDAEPAKLLLPYLQRADELQKHEPLVAYYCRFYAMERGLKIPQKDRTKTTNALLISLMNQLEKDKKSLKLGPDDNLYVEGFVSNLFAKADKQDRAGRADLNTAKTFYAASIFFEILSQFGEHQPDIEQKQKYAVWKAADIRKALKEGRKPEPGPPGGDTDLSISSSPSSNTYDLQPSDSFPSSQRGGDASPHHVDKVNIIGRSESFAGSYQSANLSSQDADEVTMQGFGQPPATSSSYASPDVHHLQQTSGPEYSAYSQQYDHHSYRDELQHMPQNNHSENPTPPFPYPNFQSYPSFHDSTFPSAPTHQPSYYHAHDSASSHQPAPVSHYAPPAQYSSGSVHESHVVQAPLSAERYKYDSSYQPPAEKIAEAHKAARFAVGALAFDDVPVAVDFLRRSLELLTNPSAETH from the exons ATGTCAGGTGTTGGGGGCGACGCGGAGCCGGCGAAGCTCCTCCTGCCCTACCTTCAAAGGGCCGACGAGCTGCAGAAGCACGAACCCCTCGTCGCCTACTACT GTCGGTTCTACGCGATGGAGCGAGGGCTGAAGATTCCGCAGAAGGATCGAACCAAGACCACCAACGCCCTCCTCATCTCCCTCATGAACCAACTCGAGAAG GATAAAAAATCATTAAAGTTAGGGCCGGATGACAACCTTTACGTGGAGGGATTTGTATCTAATCTTTTTGCAAAGGCAGATAAACAAGATCGTGCTGGGCGTGCTGACTT GAATACTGCAAAGACCTTTTATGCAGCGAGCATCTTTTTTGAGATTTTGAGTCAATTTGGTGAGCATCAGCCCGAT ATTGAGCAAAAACAGAAGTATGCAGTTTGGAAAGCTGCAGATATAAGGAAAGCCTTGAAAGAAGGCCGGAAGCCTGAACCAGGCCCTCCTGGTGGTGATACAGATTTATCAATTTCCTCGAGCCCATCAAGCAACACATAT GACCTGCAACCGAGTGACAGTTTTCCATCCAGCCAGAGAGGTGGTGATGCATCACCTCATCATGTAGATAAGGTCAAT ATCATAGGAAGAAGTGAGAGCTTTGCAGGTAGCTACCAAAGTGCCAACTTATCATCTCAGGATGCTGATGAGGTTACCATGCAGGGTTTCGGTCAACCGCCTGCGACATCATCCTCCTATGCTAGTCCTGATGTTCACCACCTTCAACAGACCAGCGGGCCTGAATATTCTGCTTACTCTCAACAATACGATCATCATTCTTACAGAGATGAGCTCCAACATATGCCTCAAAATAATCATTCAGAAAACCCTACTCCTCCATTTCCCTATCCTAATTTTCAGTCTTATCCAAGCTTCCATGATAGCACCTTCCCGTCAGCCCCCACTCATCAGCCTTCTTACTACCATGCCCATGATTCTGCATCCTCTCACCAACCTGCTCCTGTTTCACATTATGCACCACCAGCACAGTACAGTTCTGGCAGTGTCCACGAGAGTCATGTGGTACAAGCTCCTCTATCGGCCGAGAGATACAAGTATGACAGCAGTTATCAGCCACCTGCGGAGAAAATTGCAGAGGCTCATAAGGCAGCAAGGTTTGCTGTTGGTGCACTTGCATTTGATGATGTCCCTGTTGCGGTGGATTTCCTTCGGCGTTCTCTTGAACTTTTGACCAATCCTTCAGCTGAAACCCATTAG
- the LOC135593365 gene encoding protein HOMOLOG OF MAMMALIAN LYST-INTERACTING PROTEIN 5-like isoform X3 has protein sequence MSGVGGDAEPAKLLLPYLQRADELQKHEPLVAYYCRFYAMERGLKIPQKDRTKTTNALLISLMNQLEKIEQKQKYAVWKAADIRKALKEGRKPEPGPPGGDTDLSISSSPSSNTYDLQPSDSFPSSQRGGDASPHHVDKVNIIGRSESFAGSYQSANLSSQDADEVTMQGFGQPPATSSSYASPDVHHLQQTSGPEYSAYSQQYDHHSYRDELQHMPQNNHSENPTPPFPYPNFQSYPSFHDSTFPSAPTHQPSYYHAHDSASSHQPAPVSHYAPPAQYSSGSVHESHVVQAPLSAERYKYDSSYQPPAEKIAEAHKAARFAVGALAFDDVPVAVDFLRRSLELLTNPSAETH, from the exons ATGTCAGGTGTTGGGGGCGACGCGGAGCCGGCGAAGCTCCTCCTGCCCTACCTTCAAAGGGCCGACGAGCTGCAGAAGCACGAACCCCTCGTCGCCTACTACT GTCGGTTCTACGCGATGGAGCGAGGGCTGAAGATTCCGCAGAAGGATCGAACCAAGACCACCAACGCCCTCCTCATCTCCCTCATGAACCAACTCGAGAAG ATTGAGCAAAAACAGAAGTATGCAGTTTGGAAAGCTGCAGATATAAGGAAAGCCTTGAAAGAAGGCCGGAAGCCTGAACCAGGCCCTCCTGGTGGTGATACAGATTTATCAATTTCCTCGAGCCCATCAAGCAACACATAT GACCTGCAACCGAGTGACAGTTTTCCATCCAGCCAGAGAGGTGGTGATGCATCACCTCATCATGTAGATAAGGTCAAT ATCATAGGAAGAAGTGAGAGCTTTGCAGGTAGCTACCAAAGTGCCAACTTATCATCTCAGGATGCTGATGAGGTTACCATGCAGGGTTTCGGTCAACCGCCTGCGACATCATCCTCCTATGCTAGTCCTGATGTTCACCACCTTCAACAGACCAGCGGGCCTGAATATTCTGCTTACTCTCAACAATACGATCATCATTCTTACAGAGATGAGCTCCAACATATGCCTCAAAATAATCATTCAGAAAACCCTACTCCTCCATTTCCCTATCCTAATTTTCAGTCTTATCCAAGCTTCCATGATAGCACCTTCCCGTCAGCCCCCACTCATCAGCCTTCTTACTACCATGCCCATGATTCTGCATCCTCTCACCAACCTGCTCCTGTTTCACATTATGCACCACCAGCACAGTACAGTTCTGGCAGTGTCCACGAGAGTCATGTGGTACAAGCTCCTCTATCGGCCGAGAGATACAAGTATGACAGCAGTTATCAGCCACCTGCGGAGAAAATTGCAGAGGCTCATAAGGCAGCAAGGTTTGCTGTTGGTGCACTTGCATTTGATGATGTCCCTGTTGCGGTGGATTTCCTTCGGCGTTCTCTTGAACTTTTGACCAATCCTTCAGCTGAAACCCATTAG
- the LOC103998444 gene encoding putative BPI/LBP family protein At1g04970, translating to MASPLLFRLLLSLLFLSVSLGSSSTLRLQSDDAYISAVVSEKGLAFAKDLLVERAVETLTSLRIRDIEKSVGIPIVGVVRMVASNITLEAIHVSSSTVQPGESGIVIVASGTTANLSMDWFYSYTTWFVPFEISDKGGAFIQVEGMEVGLTMTMENKNGTLELSVTQCGCYMKNFVITLNGGASWFYQGFLNAFADQIRSAVEDAIVKKINEGALKLDSLLKTVPNKIDVDKVSALNVTFVNDPTFTNFSVEFDINGLFISLDKTSARGYFQKTSQLSHSCDGTQKMLWMSLDESVFNSASDVYFQAGVMHWVVEKIPDQSFLNTARWKYLIPQLYKKYPNDDMLLNMSLTSPPGIWITPQKIGATISLDMTIDVLDGSKTIPVACISVLVSVSGVVEISGNNLAGQVELDDFTLTLKWSDVGNFHMYLIQGVMRVFLNTVFVPYVNTHLRKGFPLPIVHGFTLQHADILTANSMMIVCSDVAFNKTTGVISSL from the exons ATGGCGTCGCCCCTTCTCTTCCGCCtgctcctctccctcctcttcctctcggTCTCATTAGGTTCTTCGAGCACTTTACGACTCCAATCCGATGACGCCTACATCTCCGCTGTCGTCTCCGAGAAAGGCCTCGCGTTTGCCAAGGACCTGCTCGTCGAGCGGGCGGTTGAGACTCTCACCTCGCTCCGCATCCGCGACATCGAGAAGTCCGTGGGGATCCCGATCGTGGGCGTGGTCCGTATGGTCGCCTCCAACATTACCCTGGAGGCCATCCATGTCTCCTCGTCGACGGTCCAGCCTGGGGAGTCCGGGATCGTCATCGTCGCCTCCGGCACCACGGCTAACTTGAGCATGGATTGGTTTTATTCCTACACAACTTGGTTTGTCCCTTTCGAAATCTCCGATAAAGGGGGCGCGTTCATTCAG gttgaaggcatggaagttgGATTAACCATGACCATGGAGAATAAAAATGGGACACTGGAACTGTCTGTTACACAATGTGGTTGTTACATGAAAAATTTTGTCataaccttgaatggaggagcttcTTGGTTCTACCAAGG GTTTCTAAATGCTTTTGCAGATCAGATCAGATCTGCTGTAGAGGATGCAATTGTGAAGAAGATAAATGAAGGGGCACTAAAGCTTGATTCATTGCTGAAAACTGTTCCAAACAAAATTGATGTGGACAAAGTTTCTGCTCTAAATGTCACATTTGTGAATGACCCGACTTTCACAAATTTTTCTGTTGAGTTTGATATTAATGGCTTATTCATTTCACTGGACAAAACTTCTGCCCGTGGTTACTTTCAGAAGACATCACAACTTTCACATTCTTGTGATGGGACACAAAAGATGCTTTGGATGTCATTGGATGAATCTGTATTTAACTCAGCATCTGATGTCTATTTCCAG GCAGGAGTGATGCATTGGGTTGTGGAAAAAATACCTGATCAGTCTTTTCTGAACACTGCTAGGTGGAAGTATCTTATTCCCCAATTGTACAAAAAGTACCCTAATGATGACATGCTGTTGAATATGTCATTAACTTCTCCACCGGGCATATGGATTACACCACAAAAAATAGGGGCAACTATTTCTTTAGACATGACCATTGATGTCTTGGATGGCAGTAAGACAATTCCTGTTGCTTGCATATCAGTG CTAGTTAGCGTTTCAGGAGTTGTCGAGATATCAGGGAATAATCTAGCTGGTCAAGTTGAATTAGATGACTTCACCCTTACTCTGAAGTGGAGTGATGTAGGCAACTTTCATATGTATCTTATCCAG GGAGTAATGCGAGTTTTCCTGAACACAGTCTTCGTGCCATATGTGAACACGCATCTCCGGAAAGGGTTTCCTCTGCCGATTGTCCACGGTTTCACCCTGCAACATGCAGATATCCTTACTGCCAACTCAATGATGATTGTATGCTCTGATGTAGCATTCAACAAAACGACTGGTGTGATCTCTTCCTTGTAA